The Salmonella enterica subsp. houtenae serovar Houten genome has a segment encoding these proteins:
- the rfe gene encoding UDP-phosphate alpha-N-acetylglucosaminyltransferase, producing MNLLTVSTDLISIFLFTTLFLFFARKVAKKIGLVDKPNFRKRHQGLIPLVGGISVYAGICFTFGIVDHYIPHASLYLSCAGVLVLIGALDDRFDISVKIRATIQAAIGIIMMVFGKLYLSSLGYIFGSWEMVLGPFGYFLTLFAVWAAINAFNMVDGIDGLLGGLSSVSFAAMGLILWFDGQTSLAIWCFAMIAAILPYIMLNLGILGRRYKVFMGDAGSTLIGFTVIWILLETTQGKTHPISPVTALWIIAIPLMDMVAIMYRRLRKGMSPFSPDRQHIHHLIMRAGFTSRQAFVLITLAAAILAGIGVTAEYSHFVPEWVMLVLFLLAFFLYGYCIKRAWKVARFIKRVKRRLRRHRENRPNLTK from the coding sequence GTGAATTTACTGACCGTGAGTACTGATCTCATCAGTATTTTTTTATTCACGACACTGTTCCTGTTTTTTGCGCGTAAGGTCGCAAAAAAAATCGGTTTAGTGGATAAACCCAACTTCCGTAAACGCCACCAGGGATTAATACCGTTGGTTGGAGGAATTTCGGTTTACGCAGGGATTTGCTTCACATTCGGAATCGTTGATCACTATATTCCTCATGCGTCGCTTTATCTTTCTTGCGCGGGCGTACTGGTTCTTATCGGTGCGCTGGACGACCGTTTTGATATCAGCGTAAAGATCCGTGCGACCATACAGGCCGCGATCGGTATCATTATGATGGTATTCGGTAAACTCTATCTTAGTAGCCTCGGTTATATCTTTGGCTCCTGGGAGATGGTACTCGGTCCCTTCGGTTATTTCCTGACGTTGTTTGCCGTATGGGCGGCGATCAACGCTTTCAATATGGTTGACGGTATTGACGGCCTGCTGGGCGGGCTATCCAGCGTCTCATTCGCGGCGATGGGGCTGATTTTATGGTTTGACGGTCAAACCAGCCTGGCAATATGGTGCTTCGCCATGATCGCCGCGATTCTGCCTTACATTATGCTTAATCTCGGTATTTTGGGGCGGCGTTATAAAGTCTTTATGGGCGATGCCGGTAGTACTCTGATTGGCTTTACCGTTATCTGGATTTTACTGGAAACGACGCAGGGGAAAACTCACCCGATCAGTCCGGTTACCGCGCTATGGATTATCGCTATCCCGCTGATGGATATGGTGGCGATTATGTATCGCCGTCTGCGTAAAGGCATGAGCCCCTTCTCACCCGATCGTCAGCACATTCACCATCTTATCATGCGCGCCGGATTTACCTCTCGTCAGGCGTTTGTACTGATTACGCTTGCAGCGGCGATTCTGGCGGGAATAGGCGTAACGGCAGAATATTCTCATTTTGTTCCTGAATGGGTTATGTTGGTGCTCTTTTTGCTAGCATTCTTCCTCTATGGCTACTGCATTAAGCGGGCCTGGAAGGTGGCGAGATTTATTAAGCGTGTGAAGCGTCGCCTGCGCAGGCACCGTGAAAACCGGCCGAACTTAACCAAGTAA
- the wecB gene encoding UDP-N-acetyl-D-glucosamine 2-epimerase, with amino-acid sequence MAPLVHALEKDPHFEAKVCVTAQHREMLDQVLTLFSIVPDYDLNIMQPGQGLTEITCRILAGLKPILADFKPDVVLVHGDTTTTIATSLAAFYQRIPVGHVEAGLRTGDLYSPWPEEANRTLTGHLAMYHFAPTENSRHNLLRENIPDERIFVTGNTVIDALIWVRDRVLASDTLQAELAEQYPFLNANKKMILVTGHRRESFGQGFEHICHALAEIAAANQDVQIVYPVHLNPNVSEPVNRILGHVENVLLIEPQDYLPFVWLMNHAWLILTDSGGIQEEAPSLGKPVLVMRETTERPEAITAGTVRLIGTDSRRIVAEVMRLLHDENEYQTMSRAHNPYGDGQSCARILQALKSYRVSL; translated from the coding sequence ATGGCGCCTCTGGTCCATGCGCTGGAAAAAGATCCTCATTTCGAGGCCAAAGTGTGCGTTACTGCGCAGCATCGGGAGATGCTTGATCAGGTATTAACTCTTTTTTCTATTGTGCCTGATTACGATCTCAACATTATGCAGCCGGGACAGGGGTTGACGGAAATTACCTGCCGAATCCTGGCGGGATTAAAGCCGATCCTGGCAGATTTTAAACCTGATGTAGTGCTGGTTCATGGCGATACCACCACTACGATTGCTACCAGTCTGGCGGCTTTCTATCAACGAATTCCGGTAGGGCACGTAGAAGCCGGGTTGCGAACCGGCGATCTCTATTCCCCCTGGCCGGAAGAAGCAAACCGTACGCTGACCGGACATCTGGCGATGTACCACTTTGCGCCGACGGAAAACTCGCGGCACAATCTGTTGCGGGAGAACATTCCGGATGAGCGCATTTTTGTCACTGGCAATACCGTGATTGACGCGCTGATCTGGGTACGCGATCGCGTTCTGGCGAGCGATACATTACAGGCTGAACTGGCCGAGCAGTATCCTTTCCTCAACGCGAATAAGAAGATGATTCTGGTGACCGGTCATCGCCGCGAAAGCTTTGGCCAGGGCTTTGAGCATATCTGCCATGCGCTGGCGGAAATCGCCGCAGCCAACCAGGATGTGCAAATTGTCTATCCAGTGCATCTTAATCCTAACGTCAGCGAACCTGTCAACCGTATCCTCGGCCACGTTGAAAACGTATTACTGATTGAGCCGCAGGACTACTTACCTTTTGTCTGGTTGATGAATCACGCCTGGCTCATTCTGACGGATTCCGGCGGTATTCAGGAAGAAGCGCCGTCATTAGGTAAACCAGTATTGGTCATGCGTGAAACCACAGAGCGTCCGGAAGCGATTACCGCTGGTACGGTAAGGCTGATCGGCACGGACTCCCGGCGCATTGTGGCGGAAGTCATGCGGCTGCTGCACGACGAAAATGAATATCAAACCATGAGCCGCGCCCATAATCCTTATGGCGACGGGCAGTCATGCGCGCGCATTTTACAGGCGTTAAAAAGTTATCGGGTATCGTTATGA
- the gppA gene encoding guanosine pentaphosphate phosphohydrolase: MVRVALALRVIVVVQVKKISMLNTSLYAAIDLGSNSFHMLVVREVSGSIQTLTRIKRKVRLAAGLNSDNQLSAEAMERGWQCLRLFAERLQDIPQPQIRVVATATLRLAVNAGEFIAKAQTILGCPVQVISGEEEARLIYQGVAHTTGGADQRLVVDIGGASTELVTGTGAQTTSLFSLPMGCVTWLERYFSDRNLAQENFDDAEKAACDVLRPVADELRFHGWKVCVGASGTVQALQEIMMAQGMDERITLAKLQQLKQRAIQCGRLEELEIEGLTLERALVFPSGLAILIAIFTELNIQSMTLAGGALREGLVYGMLHLAVDQDIRSRTLRNIQRRFMVDTEQANRVAKLADNFLKQVENVWHIEPISRELLLSACQLHEIGLSVDFKQAPYHAAYLVRHLDLPGYTPAQKKLLATLLLNQTNPVDLSSLHQQNAVPPRIAEQLCRLLRLAIIFAGRRRDDLVPEITLQAQNENLTLTLPDGWLAHHPLGKELIDQESQWQSYVHWPLDTDDGACVE, translated from the coding sequence ATGGTCCGCGTCGCGCTGGCGCTCCGCGTAATCGTCGTCGTTCAGGTTAAAAAGATATCCATGCTCAATACCTCGCTCTATGCGGCTATCGATCTCGGTTCAAATAGTTTTCATATGCTGGTAGTGCGCGAGGTTTCGGGAAGTATCCAGACGCTGACCCGAATTAAACGCAAGGTGCGTCTGGCCGCCGGTCTGAACAGCGACAACCAACTTTCAGCCGAAGCGATGGAGCGCGGCTGGCAATGCCTGCGCCTGTTTGCTGAACGTCTGCAGGATATTCCGCAGCCGCAAATCCGCGTGGTCGCCACCGCGACATTGCGTCTCGCCGTCAATGCGGGTGAATTTATCGCGAAAGCGCAAACCATCCTCGGTTGTCCGGTACAGGTTATCAGCGGCGAAGAAGAGGCGCGTCTGATTTATCAAGGCGTCGCTCATACCACCGGCGGCGCAGATCAGCGGCTGGTGGTGGATATCGGCGGCGCCAGTACTGAACTGGTTACCGGTACTGGCGCGCAAACCACGTCGCTGTTTAGCCTGCCGATGGGCTGCGTAACGTGGCTTGAACGCTATTTTAGTGATCGTAATCTGGCGCAAGAAAACTTTGATGATGCGGAGAAGGCCGCGTGCGATGTGCTGCGTCCGGTCGCCGATGAACTGCGTTTTCACGGCTGGAAAGTCTGCGTGGGCGCTTCCGGCACCGTGCAGGCATTGCAAGAAATCATGATGGCGCAGGGAATGGACGAGCGCATTACGCTCGCCAAACTTCAGCAGCTAAAACAACGCGCGATACAGTGCGGGCGCCTGGAAGAGCTGGAAATCGAAGGCCTGACGCTTGAACGCGCGCTGGTTTTCCCGAGCGGGCTGGCTATTCTGATCGCGATATTCACTGAACTGAACATCCAGAGCATGACGCTGGCAGGCGGCGCGTTACGCGAAGGGCTGGTGTACGGGATGCTGCATCTTGCGGTGGATCAGGATATTCGCAGCCGCACGCTGCGCAATATTCAGCGCCGGTTTATGGTCGATACCGAGCAGGCGAATCGCGTGGCGAAGCTGGCGGATAACTTCCTCAAACAGGTAGAAAATGTATGGCATATTGAGCCAATCAGCCGTGAACTGTTGCTTAGCGCCTGTCAATTGCACGAGATCGGTCTGAGCGTTGATTTTAAACAAGCGCCATACCATGCCGCCTATTTAGTACGCCATTTGGATCTGCCTGGCTATACGCCCGCGCAAAAAAAGTTGCTCGCCACCCTTTTACTGAATCAGACCAACCCGGTCGATCTCTCTTCGCTTCATCAGCAAAACGCGGTACCGCCCCGTATTGCTGAGCAACTATGTCGTTTGCTGCGACTGGCGATTATTTTTGCCGGCCGGCGTCGTGACGATCTGGTACCAGAAATTACGCTACAGGCGCAGAATGAAAATCTGACGTTGACCTTGCCTGACGGCTGGCTGGCGCATCACCCGCTGGGTAAGGAGTTGATTGATCAGGAAAGCCAATGGCAAAGTTATGTCCACTGGCCTCTGGATACAGACGATGGGGCCTGCGTGGAATAG
- the wzzE gene encoding lipopolysaccharide biosynthesis protein, with product MTQPLPGARAVSAENELDIRGLFRTLWAGKFWIIGIGLLFALIALAYTFFARQEWSATAITDRPTVTMLGGYYSQQQFLRNLDIKTDPASSDKPSVMDEAYKEFIMQLASWDTRRDFWLQTDYYKQRMVGNSKADAAMLDELINNIQFTPGDFTRAINDNVKLIAETAPDANNLLRQYVAFASQRAASHLNDELKGAWAARTVQMKAQVKRQEEVAKAIYSRRVNSIEQALKIAEQHNISRSATDVPADELPDSELFLLGRPMLQARLENLQAVGPAFDLDYFQNRAMLNTLNVGPTLDPRFQTYRYLRTPEEPVKRDSPRRAFLMIMWGIVGALIGAGVALTRRRSI from the coding sequence ATGACACAACCATTACCGGGGGCACGCGCGGTGAGCGCTGAAAATGAACTGGATATTCGCGGGTTGTTTCGTACTTTATGGGCCGGAAAATTCTGGATTATCGGCATTGGCCTGCTATTTGCCCTTATCGCGTTAGCCTATACCTTTTTTGCTCGGCAGGAGTGGAGTGCGACGGCGATCACCGATCGCCCAACCGTAACTATGTTGGGCGGTTATTACTCCCAGCAACAGTTTTTGCGCAACCTGGATATTAAGACCGATCCCGCCTCTTCCGATAAGCCCTCAGTGATGGACGAAGCGTATAAAGAGTTCATCATGCAACTTGCCTCCTGGGATACGCGTCGCGATTTCTGGTTACAGACGGACTATTACAAGCAGCGAATGGTCGGGAATAGCAAAGCCGATGCGGCGATGCTTGATGAACTGATCAATAATATTCAGTTTACGCCCGGCGATTTTACACGTGCTATCAACGACAATGTGAAACTGATTGCTGAAACCGCGCCCGACGCCAATAATCTGCTGCGTCAGTATGTTGCGTTCGCCAGTCAGCGCGCGGCGAGTCATTTGAATGATGAGTTAAAAGGCGCCTGGGCTGCGCGTACCGTACAGATGAAAGCGCAGGTCAAACGGCAGGAGGAAGTTGCGAAAGCGATCTACTCGCGTCGTGTAAACAGTATTGAGCAGGCGCTCAAAATTGCGGAACAACATAACATTTCTCGTAGCGCGACGGATGTCCCGGCGGATGAATTACCGGACTCAGAGCTTTTTTTACTCGGTCGGCCTATGTTGCAGGCGCGTCTTGAAAACCTGCAAGCGGTTGGTCCTGCGTTCGATTTGGACTACTTTCAAAATCGGGCAATGTTGAATACGCTTAATGTGGGACCGACGCTGGACCCTCGTTTTCAGACCTATCGTTATTTGCGTACGCCGGAGGAACCGGTAAAACGTGATAGCCCACGCCGTGCCTTCCTGATGATCATGTGGGGTATCGTTGGGGCGCTAATCGGTGCGGGCGTTGCCTTAACCCGTCGCCGCTCGATTTAG
- the SBOV00651_2 gene encoding probable HTH-type transcriptional regulator LeuO — protein sequence MREELDFKSLRFFSALYRLGNVSPAAEALNISQPTGSLLLKKLRDHFDDPLFVRIGQRMIPTPRADNIAPTIFTLLQLADNELPGNPEFSPQTSTRNFTIGMTDISQMTILPSLHTQLQQQGAEGITFSVLNIDDQMLTALESGKCDLSIGYLMLLPDSTYQQRLFNQSYVCLTAENHPRIHSTFTAEHWRKEKHLAIHVNGTGHGDIDKLLNEHGMPRHVALTLPSFLGTGELVAGSELVAVVPEQLARHIVKRYPCRNWPLPFSLPEIAIRQVWHQRLHRDPGHIWLRSLIASITADNCG from the coding sequence ATGCGGGAAGAACTGGACTTTAAATCACTGCGTTTTTTCTCTGCATTATACCGACTGGGCAACGTTTCCCCTGCAGCGGAAGCCCTTAATATCAGCCAGCCTACCGGCAGTCTGCTGCTGAAAAAACTACGCGATCATTTTGACGATCCTCTCTTTGTGCGCATCGGACAACGGATGATCCCAACGCCGCGAGCCGACAATATCGCGCCAACCATCTTTACCCTTCTCCAGTTAGCCGATAACGAGCTACCGGGCAATCCTGAATTCTCCCCACAAACCAGCACCCGTAATTTTACCATTGGCATGACCGATATCAGCCAGATGACGATCCTACCGTCTCTGCACACACAGCTTCAGCAGCAGGGCGCTGAAGGCATCACTTTTTCCGTGCTAAATATCGACGACCAAATGTTGACGGCTCTGGAGTCCGGCAAATGTGATTTATCCATTGGCTACCTGATGCTATTACCGGATAGCACGTATCAGCAGCGCCTGTTTAATCAGTCATATGTCTGCCTGACAGCGGAAAACCATCCGCGCATTCACTCCACGTTCACCGCAGAACACTGGCGCAAAGAAAAGCATCTGGCGATCCACGTCAACGGCACCGGACATGGCGATATTGATAAATTGCTCAATGAGCACGGCATGCCCCGGCATGTAGCTCTCACTCTACCGAGCTTTTTGGGCACGGGAGAACTTGTTGCGGGCAGCGAACTGGTTGCCGTGGTGCCGGAACAGTTAGCGCGTCATATTGTCAAACGTTACCCTTGTCGCAACTGGCCGCTGCCATTCTCGCTACCAGAAATTGCCATACGCCAGGTCTGGCATCAGCGCCTGCACCGCGATCCGGGTCATATTTGGCTACGTTCACTGATCGCTAGCATTACTGCGGATAATTGTGGTTAA
- the rhlB gene encoding ATP-dependent RNA helicase, which produces MSKTHLTEQKFSDFALHPQVVEALEKKGFYNCTPIQALALPLTLAGRDVAGQAQTGTGKTMAFLTSTFHYLLSHPAIDDRKVNQPRALIMAPTRELAVQIHADAEPLAQATGLKLGLAYGGDGYDKQLKVLESGVDILIGTTGRLIDYAKQNHINLGAIQVVVLDEADRMYDLGFIKDIRWLFRRMPPAAQRLNMLFSATLSYRVRELAFEQMNNAEYVEVEPEQKTGHRIKEELFYPSNEEKMRLLQTLIEEEWPDRAIIFANTKHRCEDIWGHLAADGHRVGLLTGDVAQKKRLRILDEFTRGDLDILVATDVAARGLHIPAVTHVFNYDLPDDCEDYVHRIGRTGRAGASGHSISLACEEYALNLPAIESYIGHSIPVSKYNPEALMTDLPKPLRLTRSRPGNGPRRAGAPRNRRRSG; this is translated from the coding sequence ATGAGCAAAACACATTTAACAGAACAGAAGTTTTCCGACTTCGCCCTGCACCCACAGGTGGTTGAAGCCCTTGAAAAAAAAGGGTTTTATAATTGTACGCCCATTCAGGCACTGGCCCTTCCGCTAACGCTGGCGGGTCGTGACGTTGCAGGGCAGGCGCAAACCGGTACCGGGAAAACGATGGCGTTTCTGACGTCAACGTTTCATTATTTACTTTCTCATCCCGCGATCGACGATCGCAAGGTGAACCAGCCGCGCGCGCTGATCATGGCGCCAACGCGTGAATTAGCCGTACAAATTCACGCCGACGCGGAACCGTTGGCGCAAGCGACAGGCTTAAAATTAGGCCTGGCTTACGGCGGCGATGGTTACGACAAGCAGCTTAAAGTGCTGGAAAGCGGCGTTGATATTCTTATCGGTACGACGGGCCGACTGATCGACTACGCCAAACAAAATCACATTAACCTCGGCGCCATTCAGGTCGTCGTACTCGATGAAGCCGATCGTATGTACGATTTGGGCTTTATTAAAGATATCCGCTGGCTGTTCCGTCGTATGCCGCCAGCTGCTCAGCGTCTGAATATGCTGTTCTCCGCCACCCTGTCTTACCGGGTTCGCGAACTGGCGTTTGAACAGATGAACAACGCCGAATATGTTGAAGTAGAACCGGAGCAAAAGACCGGTCATCGCATTAAAGAAGAGCTCTTCTACCCTTCTAATGAAGAGAAAATGCGTTTACTGCAAACGCTAATCGAAGAAGAGTGGCCAGATCGCGCTATTATTTTCGCCAACACAAAACATCGTTGCGAAGATATCTGGGGACATCTGGCGGCAGATGGCCATCGTGTTGGTCTGTTAACCGGCGATGTTGCGCAGAAGAAGCGCCTGCGGATTCTGGATGAGTTCACCCGCGGCGATCTGGATATTCTTGTGGCGACCGATGTCGCGGCGCGCGGGCTGCATATCCCCGCCGTAACACACGTCTTTAACTACGATCTGCCGGACGATTGTGAGGACTACGTTCACCGTATCGGTCGTACCGGTCGCGCAGGCGCCAGCGGACACTCCATCAGTCTGGCTTGCGAAGAGTACGCGCTGAATTTGCCCGCCATTGAGAGCTATATCGGCCACTCGATTCCGGTCAGCAAATACAATCCAGAGGCGCTCATGACCGATCTGCCCAAGCCGTTGCGCCTGACACGCTCGCGCCCTGGTAATGGTCCGCGTCGCGCTGGCGCTCCGCGTAATCGTCGTCGTTCAGGTTAA
- the trxA_2 gene encoding thioredoxin, with translation MSDKIIHLTDDSFDTDVLKADGAILVDFWAEWCGPCKMIAPILDEIADEYQGKLTVAKLNIDQNPGTAPKYGIRGIPTLLLFKNGEVAATKVGALSKGQLKEFLDANLA, from the coding sequence ATGAGCGATAAAATTATTCACCTGACTGACGACAGTTTTGACACGGATGTACTCAAAGCGGACGGGGCTATCCTCGTTGATTTCTGGGCAGAGTGGTGTGGGCCGTGTAAAATGATCGCTCCGATTCTGGATGAAATCGCTGATGAATATCAGGGCAAATTGACCGTTGCCAAACTGAACATTGACCAGAACCCTGGTACTGCGCCTAAATACGGCATCCGCGGTATTCCGACACTGCTGCTGTTTAAAAACGGCGAAGTGGCGGCAACCAAAGTAGGCGCATTGTCTAAAGGTCAGTTAAAAGAGTTTCTCGACGCCAATTTGGCGTAA
- the ywqF gene encoding UDP-N-acetyl-D-mannosamine dehydrogenase: MSFTTISVIGLGYIGLPTAAAFASRQKQVIGVDINQHAVDTINRGEIHIVEPELGNVVKAAVEGGFLRAATTPVEADAYLIAVPTPFKSDHDPDMAFVEAAAKSIAPVLKKGALVILESTSPVGATEQMAGWLAEMRPDLTFPQQVGEQTDVNIAYCPERVLPGQVMVELIKNDRVIGGMTPACSARASALYKIFLEGECVVTHSRTAEMCKLTENSFRDVNIAFANELSLICADQGINVWELIRLANRHPRVNILQPGPGVGGHCIAVDPWFIVAQNPQQARLIRTAREVNDGKPRWVVDQVKAAVADCLAATDKRASEVKIACFGLAFKPNIDDLRESPAMGIAQSIARWHSGETWVVEPNIHQLPKKLDGLCTLTKLDAALTAADVLVMLVDHDEFKAIRGDAVHQRYVVDTKGVWR; this comes from the coding sequence ATGAGTTTTACGACCATTTCTGTTATTGGCCTGGGGTATATCGGATTACCGACTGCGGCCGCTTTTGCTTCCCGCCAGAAGCAGGTTATCGGCGTGGATATTAACCAACATGCGGTAGACACCATAAATCGTGGTGAAATTCACATTGTGGAGCCGGAGTTAGGCAACGTAGTGAAGGCGGCGGTGGAAGGTGGTTTTCTGCGTGCGGCGACGACGCCTGTCGAAGCCGATGCGTACCTGATTGCGGTGCCGACGCCATTCAAAAGCGATCACGACCCTGATATGGCCTTTGTGGAGGCCGCAGCGAAATCCATTGCGCCCGTATTAAAAAAAGGGGCACTGGTGATTCTGGAATCAACATCGCCGGTCGGCGCAACGGAGCAAATGGCTGGCTGGCTGGCTGAGATGCGCCCGGATCTGACCTTTCCCCAGCAGGTGGGCGAGCAGACCGACGTTAACATCGCCTATTGTCCGGAGCGTGTGCTGCCGGGTCAGGTGATGGTGGAATTAATTAAAAACGATCGGGTTATTGGCGGTATGACGCCAGCATGTTCGGCTCGCGCCAGCGCGCTGTACAAAATTTTCCTTGAGGGAGAATGCGTTGTCACCCACTCGCGTACCGCAGAGATGTGCAAGCTGACAGAAAATAGCTTCCGTGATGTGAATATCGCCTTTGCGAATGAATTATCGCTGATTTGCGCCGACCAGGGGATTAACGTCTGGGAACTTATCCGCCTGGCGAACCGTCATCCGCGCGTCAATATTTTGCAGCCGGGTCCTGGCGTCGGCGGGCACTGCATTGCGGTCGATCCGTGGTTTATTGTGGCGCAAAATCCGCAGCAGGCGAGGCTGATTCGCACCGCGCGTGAAGTGAACGACGGCAAACCGCGCTGGGTGGTCGATCAAGTTAAAGCCGCGGTCGCGGATTGCCTGGCGGCTACCGATAAACGCGCCAGCGAAGTGAAAATCGCCTGTTTTGGGCTGGCCTTTAAGCCGAATATCGACGATCTTCGTGAAAGCCCGGCGATGGGGATCGCGCAAAGCATCGCACGCTGGCACAGTGGTGAAACATGGGTCGTCGAGCCGAATATCCATCAGTTGCCGAAAAAATTAGATGGGCTTTGCACGCTGACGAAACTGGACGCGGCGCTGACCGCCGCCGATGTGCTGGTGATGCTAGTGGATCACGATGAATTTAAGGCGATTCGCGGCGATGCGGTTCATCAGCGTTATGTGGTGGATACCAAAGGAGTCTGGCGCTGA
- the rho gene encoding transcription termination factor Rho, producing the protein MNLTELKNTPVSELITLGESMGLENLARMRKQDIIFAILKQHAKSGEDIFGDGVLEILQDGFGFLRSADSSYLAGPDDIYVSPSQIRRFNLRTGDTISGKIRPPKEGERYFALLKVNEVNYDKPENARNKILFENLTPLHANSRLRMERGNGSTEDLTARVLDLASPIGRGQRGLIVAPPKAGKTMLLQNIAQSIAYNHPDCVLMVLLIDERPEEVTEMQRLVKGEVVASTFDEPASRHVQVAEMVIEKAKRLVEHKKDVIILLDSITRLARAYNTVVPASGKVLTGGVDANALHRPKRFFGAARNVEEGGSLTIIATALIDTGSKMDEVIYEEFKGTGNMELHLSRKIAEKRVFPAIDYNRSGTRKEELLTTQEELQKMWILRKIIHPMGEIDAMEFLINKLAMTKTNDDFFEMMKRS; encoded by the coding sequence ATGAATCTTACCGAATTAAAGAATACGCCGGTTTCTGAGCTGATCACTCTCGGCGAAAGTATGGGGCTGGAAAACCTGGCCCGTATGCGCAAGCAGGACATTATTTTTGCCATCCTGAAGCAGCACGCAAAGAGTGGCGAAGATATCTTTGGCGACGGTGTGCTGGAGATATTGCAGGATGGATTTGGTTTCCTCCGTTCTGCAGACAGCTCCTACCTCGCCGGTCCTGATGATATCTACGTTTCCCCCAGCCAAATCCGCCGTTTCAACCTCCGCACTGGTGATACCATTTCTGGTAAGATTCGCCCGCCGAAAGAAGGTGAACGCTATTTTGCGCTGTTGAAAGTTAACGAAGTTAACTACGACAAACCGGAAAACGCCCGTAATAAAATCCTCTTTGAGAACTTAACTCCGCTGCACGCAAACTCTCGTCTGCGTATGGAACGTGGTAACGGTTCTACCGAAGACTTAACGGCGCGCGTTCTGGATCTGGCTTCGCCGATCGGTCGCGGCCAGCGCGGTCTGATTGTCGCGCCGCCGAAAGCGGGTAAAACCATGCTGCTGCAGAACATCGCGCAGAGCATTGCGTACAACCATCCAGACTGCGTACTAATGGTACTGTTGATCGACGAACGTCCGGAAGAAGTGACCGAGATGCAGCGTCTGGTAAAAGGCGAAGTGGTTGCTTCTACCTTTGACGAACCGGCATCTCGCCACGTTCAGGTTGCCGAAATGGTCATCGAGAAGGCGAAACGTCTGGTTGAACATAAAAAAGACGTTATCATCCTGCTCGACTCCATTACGCGTCTGGCGCGCGCCTACAACACCGTGGTACCGGCTTCCGGTAAAGTACTGACCGGTGGTGTAGACGCCAATGCCCTGCATCGTCCGAAGCGTTTCTTCGGTGCGGCGCGTAACGTGGAAGAGGGTGGCAGCCTGACCATCATCGCAACGGCGTTGATCGATACCGGCTCCAAAATGGACGAAGTTATCTACGAAGAGTTTAAAGGCACCGGTAACATGGAGCTGCATCTCTCACGTAAGATCGCTGAAAAACGTGTCTTCCCGGCTATCGACTACAACCGTTCCGGTACCCGTAAAGAAGAGCTGCTTACCACCCAGGAAGAGCTGCAGAAGATGTGGATCCTGCGTAAAATCATTCATCCGATGGGTGAAATTGACGCGATGGAATTCCTCATTAACAAACTGGCGATGACCAAAACTAATGATGATTTCTTCGAGATGATGAAGCGCTCATAA